The nucleotide window AGCTCCTATAATGCCATGAATCTTATGACACAGTAGTACTAGCTTGAATCTCTATTTGATCCAATTGGCACCGTACTGCCCCTCGAAAGGCGGTTAATGGAGATTGTCACCTTTCGTGCGGCAGACTTACGATCGCAAACCGCAGCAGTTTAATGTCCGAGCGAAAAAATCGTAGCTCACACGCATGGTTGGGACTTGAATATTCATCGGAATATATGTTCAAGAAATCTTGCATCGATCATGCGATGCTATCGCTACGCTGTAATACCTCATGCAATATTGGAGTCTATTTTGACAATACATAGATTGCGCATGTCCGATTGCGTGGTGCTAAAAAATCCCGGGAAAAATTCCGTTCAAATTGTTTGGCCCGAGAACGCCCCGGATGCGATGGCCACCATAACCAGGGTCACAATGGAACCAGGAGCCGTTTCAGAGCGGCACGTCCACACGTCGTCTGAGCAAATTTGGATTGTGGAGCGGGGTGAGGCACTGCTACTTCTGACGGACGCAAGACCGGAGATTGTCAGGCAAGGCGACATCATCCGTACGCCTGCTGGTGAGATCCACGGGATCGAGAACACCGGAGCTGAAGTCTTTGCTTACCTTGCAGTCACTTGCCCTCCAGAAAATATGGCTACCTTCTATAAATCGCGAGAGAAATCAATGGGCCAAAAGTAACCAATGGGTTCTCGTCTAATCGACGCCCCCTCCCTCCGCAGTCTCGGGAGTACCTAATCTGACAGATCAGGCCATTGATATTTGTGACCTCATGGTCAAAGCGCGTAACGCTTTGCTCGCGTCCGTGCTATTAGTTTTCAGATGTAGAAATAGCTTAAACAGGCCCACACTCATGGCGAGAATGACGACGATCGCATGCACCTCGTTGACGCCAACTAAGCGGGCGATCGCCGCGTTGCTGAGCGATCTGAACAACCGGCCCTTCAAGAAGCTGCCTGGCTCACGCCTTAGCGTCTTCGACGAAATCGATCGCCCGGCACTTAGGCCGTTGCCCGAGCAGCCCTATCAGTACGCGGAGTGGAAGGTCGCGCGTGTCGGCCCGGACTATCACGTCGAGCTAAATCACCACTATTACTCGGTGCCGTATCGCTACGCGCGCGAACAGGTTGACGTGCGTCACACGAACAACACCGTCGAGATCTTCCATCGCGGTCAACGCATTGCCGCTCACGGCGAAAGCGCTCGCCGCCGTTCCCACACCACGATCGACGCGCACATGCCGCCGGAGCACCTGGCTGTCGCCAAGGGCTGGGATCCGGAGCGGCTGCGCAACTGGGCCGCCGACATCGGGCCCCCATACGGCGGCCGTCATCCAGCGCTTGCTGGGTGCCCGCAAGCATCCCCAGCAGTCGTATTGCACCTGTAGGGCTACGGGCGCGACCGGCTCGAAGCTGCCTGCCGCCGCGCCATCGATCTGAAAGCGCCGAACTACAACTTCACTGACTCGACGCTGAAGAACGGCCTGGACCGGAAGCCCGAACCCGCTACCGGGCAGGCCGACCTGCCGCTTGTGCATGCCAATATGCGCGGGCCTTCGTACTATCACCGAAGCTGAAAGGGAGTCCATATACTGCATTATCCCACTGTCGACAAACTGCACGCGCTGCGCCTGCCCGGCATGGCGACGGCGCTTGCCGAGCAACAGTCCCAAGACGGCATTGACCGGC belongs to Burkholderia sp. PAMC 26561 and includes:
- a CDS encoding IS21 family transposase; translated protein: MTTIACTSLTPTKRAIAALLSDLNNRPFKKLPGSRLSVFDEIDRPALRPLPEQPYQYAEWKVARVGPDYHVELNHHYYSVPYRYAREQVDVRHTNNTVEIFHRGQRIAAHGESARRRSHTTIDAHMPPEHLAVAKGWDPERLRNWAADIGPPYGGRHPALAGCPQASPAVVLHL
- a CDS encoding cupin domain-containing protein, producing MSDCVVLKNPGKNSVQIVWPENAPDAMATITRVTMEPGAVSERHVHTSSEQIWIVERGEALLLLTDARPEIVRQGDIIRTPAGEIHGIENTGAEVFAYLAVTCPPENMATFYKSREKSMGQK